From the unidentified bacterial endosymbiont genome, one window contains:
- a CDS encoding DUF2002 family protein: MYLRPDEVARVLEKAGFTMDEVTSKAYGYRRGENYVYVNREARMGRTALIIHPTLKDKSQSFAEPASDIKTCDHYQQFPLYLGGERHEHYGIPHGFSSRMALERFLQGLFGDVQ, translated from the coding sequence GATGAGGTGGCGCGCGTTCTTGAAAAAGCGGGATTCACCATGGATGAAGTGACATCCAAAGCGTATGGTTATCGCCGTGGCGAGAATTATGTTTACGTTAACCGTGAAGCGAGAATGGGGCGAACGGCTCTCATTATTCACCCGACGCTAAAAGACAAAAGCCAGTCATTTGCAGAGCCAGCCTCGGATATTAAAACCTGCGACCATTACCAGCAATTCCCGCTCTATTTAGGCGGTGAGAGGCACGAACATTATGGTATTCCGCATGGATTCAGCTCGCGAATGGCGCTGGAGCGGTTTCTGCAGGGACTGTTTGGCGACGTACAATAA
- the alaE gene encoding L-alanine exporter AlaE, whose amino-acid sequence MFSSQSRLRHAVADTFAMVVYCSVVNMLIEIFLSGMSFEQSLSSRLVAIPVNIIIAWPYGLYRDAVMRYARRLSQAGWMKNLADVLAYVTFQSPVYVVILLVVGADGHQIIAAVSSNIVISMLMGAVYGYFLDYCRRLFKVSQYHQAKA is encoded by the coding sequence ATGTTCTCATCGCAATCTCGCCTGCGCCACGCGGTAGCGGATACTTTCGCGATGGTTGTTTACTGTTCCGTTGTGAATATGCTGATTGAAATATTCCTCTCGGGAATGTCCTTCGAGCAGTCGCTCTCTTCTCGCCTGGTCGCGATCCCGGTCAATATCATTATTGCCTGGCCTTACGGATTATACCGCGATGCGGTTATGCGCTACGCGCGCCGCCTTAGCCAGGCTGGCTGGATGAAAAACCTGGCAGATGTGTTGGCCTATGTGACGTTCCAGTCTCCAGTGTACGTCGTTATTTTGCTGGTTGTCGGCGCTGACGGGCATCAAATCATTGCCGCAGTGAGTTCGAATATCGTGATTTCAATGTTGATGGGCGCGGTGTACGGCTATTTTCTCGACTACTGTCGTCGGCTATTTAAAGTCAGCCAGTACCACCAGGCAAAGGCGTGA
- the stpA gene encoding DNA-binding protein StpA, whose translation MSLTLQNLNNIRTLRAMSRELSLDVLEEMLEKVRIVAEEKRSEQAEFEQQRAEQQDKINALLEQMKADGISPSDLLGTDRVPAGQPAKKRKAREAKYRFIDVNGEEKTWTGQGRTPKPIAAALAEGKSLDDFLI comes from the coding sequence ATGTCTTTGACTTTACAGAATCTTAATAATATCCGCACTCTGCGTGCCATGTCGCGTGAATTATCCCTGGACGTTCTTGAAGAAATGCTGGAGAAAGTCAGGATTGTCGCTGAAGAGAAACGTAGTGAACAGGCGGAATTCGAGCAACAGCGCGCTGAGCAGCAGGATAAAATTAATGCGCTGCTGGAGCAGATGAAAGCCGATGGTATTTCACCGTCCGACTTGCTGGGCACTGATCGTGTTCCGGCAGGACAACCGGCGAAAAAACGCAAAGCGCGTGAAGCAAAATATCGCTTTATTGACGTGAATGGCGAAGAGAAAACCTGGACTGGCCAGGGCCGCACGCCAAAACCTATCGCCGCTGCGCTGGCAGAAGGTAAATCACTGGATGATTTTCTGATTTAA
- a CDS encoding YqaE/Pmp3 family membrane protein: MGFWRILFTIVLPPLGVLLGKGFGWAFILNILLTLLGYIPGLIHAFWVQTKS; encoded by the coding sequence ATGGGTTTTTGGCGTATTCTTTTTACTATCGTTTTGCCGCCGCTGGGCGTGCTGCTTGGCAAAGGTTTTGGCTGGGCATTTATTCTGAACATCCTTCTGACGTTGCTGGGCTACATCCCCGGCCTCATCCACGCGTTTTGGGTCCAGACCAAAAGCTAA